In Brachypodium distachyon strain Bd21 chromosome 2, Brachypodium_distachyon_v3.0, whole genome shotgun sequence, one genomic interval encodes:
- the LOC104582585 gene encoding uncharacterized protein LOC104582585 codes for MAPLPLPPPRVPPTRPWEDLPEGIVESIACRLLCDVDRAFMAATCGNWWRVVAGLKHPIPPLEPVSPPPQLPLLLLPCKRSFYVAPGRSRTANFMCILGGYINGGDGMHCLRIRRDTGGARFFGSFDGGWLFVAQEQTNRHRLLHFNTNTLLMLPDLVSSTGQTDPAPMVMLAATLSASPMDEACFGAAVVEVDMGLDRPDIAFWHMEEASHPDSVATGLIAHRFHGSYLIEDLVFHHGVFCFLTSEENILACTCSLVEDPQGGVRLDVHQEFLEFQEREECLGDFYQSCNYRIASRYLVTSRGGLLMIVRYVKHIGWQEETQSAGFGVYEMANKGHVLVWSNLNLLNGRLLFLGRGCSRCYESSAFPDCVTEGIHFLDDRDYDKVEMMRLIQWGRLYNCEDNGICSWSEWAPPDQVEFRFQRLAPNQAFSQYSSPMWLLPDIEPHLMRLESTN; via the coding sequence atggCTCCGCTACCGCTACCGCCGCCCCGCGTGCCTCCTACCCGCCCATGGGAGGACCTCCCTGAAGGCATCGTAGAGAGCATAGCCTGCCGCCTGCTCTGCGACGTGGATCGAGCCTTCATGGCCGCGACCTGCGGCAACTGGTGGCGGGTCGTCGCGGGGCTGAAGCATCCTATTCCCCCGCTCGAGCCGGTGTCTCCTCCGCCACAGCtaccgctcctcctcctcccgtgcAAGCGAAGCTTCTATGTCGCTCCGGGTCGCTCGCGTACGGCGAATTTCATGTGCATCCTCGGCGGTTACATCAACGGGGGAGACGGCATGCATTGCCTGAGAATCCGCCGTGACACGGGAGGAGCTCGGTTCTTCGGATCCTTCGATGGAGGATGGCTCTTCGTAGCCCAGGAACAAACCAACCGCCACCGACTGCTTCACTTCAACACGAACACGCTCCTCATGCTCCCGGATTTGGTTTCCTCGACGGGCCAGACAGATCCTGCTCCCATGGTGATGCTGGCTGCTACACTTTCTGCATCGCCCATGGATGAGGCATGTTTTGGAGCTGCAGTTGTGGAAGTGGATATGGGGTTGGACAGACCAGACATTGCTTTCTGGCACATGGAGGAGGCTAGCCATCCTGATTCGGTCGCAACTGGTCTGATTGCCCACCGATTCCACGGAAGCTATTTGATTGAGGATCTTGTGTTTCACCATGGTGTCTTCTGTTTTCTGACCAGTGAGGAGAATATTTTGGCTTGTACATGTTCACTGGTAGAAGATCCTCAAGGAGGCGTTCGTCTGGATGTGCATCAGGAGTTCCTTGAGTTCCAGGAACGTGAAGAGTGTTTGGGTGACTTTTATCAGTCTTGCAACTACAGAATTGCTTCTCGATACCTAGTGACCTCCAGAGGAGGTTTGCTGATGATAGTCCGATATGTGAAGCACATAGGGTGGCAGGAGGAGACGCAGTCAGCAGGCTTCGGTGTCTATGAAATGGCAAACAAGGGTCATGTGCTGGTATGGAGCAACTTGAATCTACTCAATGGTCGGCTGCTATTCTTGGGAAGAGGCTGCTCCAGGTGCTACGAGTCCTCTGCATTCCCAGATTGCGTGACAGAGGGAATCCACTTTCTTGATGACAGGGATTATGATAAAGTGGAGATGATGCGGCTGATTCAGTGGGGTCGGCTCTACAACTGTGAAGATAACGGCATCTGCTCGTGGTCGGAGTGGGCGCCGCCCGACCAGGTCGAGTTCAGATTCCAGCGTCTCGCCCCCAACCAGGCATTTTCACAATATAGCTCTCCAATGTGGCTTCTACCCGACATAGAGCCACATCTGATGCGGCTTGAGTCGACCAACTGA
- the LOC100821390 gene encoding uncharacterized protein LOC100821390 isoform X1, with protein sequence MLATAACCRAPPRPAARSGGRVLPSMLRAPTRSRMTAVVRCGLLPVDPWAPTMDSQSVASQLFAVSLFPYLGFLYFLTRSKTAPGLTLFGFYFLLAFVGATIPAGIYAKVHYGTSLSNVDLLHGTAESLLTLTNLFIVLGLRGALRNLKESDSEASEDRKEKSSE encoded by the exons ATgctggccaccgccgcctgctgccgcgccccgccgcgccccgccgcGAGATCCGGCGGCCGCGTCCTTCCATCCATGCTGAGAGCGCCGACGAGGAGCAGGATGACGGCGGTGGTGCGGTGCGGGCTGCTCCCCGTGGACCCGTGGGCGCCGACCATGGACTCACAGAGCGTCGCTTCGCAGCTCTTCGCCGTGTCGTTGTTCCCCTACCTGGGATTCCTCTACTTCCTGACAAGGTCCAAGACGGCGCCCGGTCTGACCCTCTTCGGGTTCTacttcctcctcgccttcgTCGGCGCCACCA TACCTGCTGGGATATATG CAAAAGTTCACTATGGGACCTCACTGTCTAATGTCGACCTGCTGCACGGGACTGCGGAATCGCTGCTCACCCTCACCAACTTATTCATCGTGCTCGGGCTGAGGGGAGCCTTGAGAAACCTGAAGGAGAGCGATTCTGAAGCTTCCGAGGACCGCAAGGAAAAAAGTTCTGAGTAG
- the LOC100821390 gene encoding uncharacterized protein LOC100821390 isoform X3: MLATAACCRAPPRPAARSGGRVLPSMLRAPTRSRMTAVVRCGLLPVDPWAPTMDSQSVASQLFAVSLFPYLGFLYFLTRSKTAPGLTLFGFYFLLAFVGATTKVHYGTSLSNVDLLHGTAESLLTLTNLFIVLGLRGALRNLKESDSEASEDRKEKSSE; this comes from the exons ATgctggccaccgccgcctgctgccgcgccccgccgcgccccgccgcGAGATCCGGCGGCCGCGTCCTTCCATCCATGCTGAGAGCGCCGACGAGGAGCAGGATGACGGCGGTGGTGCGGTGCGGGCTGCTCCCCGTGGACCCGTGGGCGCCGACCATGGACTCACAGAGCGTCGCTTCGCAGCTCTTCGCCGTGTCGTTGTTCCCCTACCTGGGATTCCTCTACTTCCTGACAAGGTCCAAGACGGCGCCCGGTCTGACCCTCTTCGGGTTCTacttcctcctcgccttcgTCGGCGCCACCA CAAAAGTTCACTATGGGACCTCACTGTCTAATGTCGACCTGCTGCACGGGACTGCGGAATCGCTGCTCACCCTCACCAACTTATTCATCGTGCTCGGGCTGAGGGGAGCCTTGAGAAACCTGAAGGAGAGCGATTCTGAAGCTTCCGAGGACCGCAAGGAAAAAAGTTCTGAGTAG